In one Lachnospiraceae bacterium GAM79 genomic region, the following are encoded:
- the grpE gene encoding nucleotide exchange factor GrpE, with protein sequence MADTKKDTKKVKTDEKAAETIVDEVTAESTDTAETTTTDVNVTETVDVPEEQAEAAKPKPVAKENRRGSKALREENDKLKERCQDAEDKYKRLLAECENIRQRNEKESSKMYDFGAKDVLGKLLPVVDNFERAIAAIPEEDKDRPFEAGVDKIYKSLMTSLESIGVTPMNCEGEQFDPAFHNAVMHVEDENYGENVIVEEMQRGYMYKDQVLRFSMVKVAN encoded by the coding sequence ATGGCAGACACCAAGAAAGATACTAAGAAAGTAAAGACAGATGAAAAGGCAGCAGAAACAATTGTAGATGAAGTTACAGCAGAGTCAACAGATACTGCAGAAACAACAACTACAGATGTGAATGTTACAGAAACTGTGGATGTCCCTGAAGAGCAGGCGGAAGCAGCAAAACCGAAGCCGGTTGCAAAAGAGAACAGACGCGGCAGTAAGGCTTTAAGAGAAGAAAATGATAAATTGAAAGAGCGCTGTCAGGATGCAGAAGACAAATATAAACGTCTTCTTGCAGAGTGCGAGAATATCCGTCAGAGAAATGAAAAGGAGTCATCCAAAATGTATGATTTCGGAGCGAAGGATGTTCTTGGAAAATTACTTCCGGTAGTTGACAACTTTGAAAGAGCGATTGCAGCAATTCCGGAAGAGGATAAAGACAGACCGTTTGAAGCAGGAGTTGATAAAATCTACAAATCACTTATGACTTCACTGGAATCCATCGGCGTTACCCCGATGAACTGCGAGGGTGAACAGTTTGATCCGGCGTTCCACAATGCAGTAATGCATGTAGAGGATGAGAATTACGGAGAGAACGTGATCGTCGAAGAGATGCAGCGTGGTTACATGTATAAGGATCAGGTATTACGATTCAGCATGGTAAAGGTTGCAAACTAA
- the hrcA gene encoding heat-inducible transcriptional repressor HrcA gives MELDERKVKILKAIVSNYLETGEPVGSRTISKYTDLNLSSATIRNEMSDLEDMGYICQPHTSAGRIPTDKGYRFYVDSLMNEKIEAETEKGNLLERVDKMEKMLKQVARVLAANTNYATLVTTPQYNNTVKFIQLSKVAESKLLAVIMVDGNIVKNKLIDTTYDLKNDEILKFNILLNTFLQGAALEDINLELIQTMKMQAGEYADILENIFQGIMEAIHEADDLKVYTSGATNMLKYPELMDSATAEKLLGTFEDIEDKEEFVKYVEEVINKDNSDIEIRIGDENSSEDLKDCSLVTATYKMPEGAKGTIGIIGPKRMDYKKVVTMLKNLTDELDDIFNNNE, from the coding sequence ATGGAACTTGACGAAAGAAAAGTCAAAATTCTGAAAGCTATCGTTTCCAATTATTTAGAGACCGGAGAACCTGTAGGATCGCGGACAATTTCAAAGTATACAGATTTGAACTTAAGTTCGGCGACGATCAGGAATGAGATGTCTGATCTGGAGGACATGGGTTATATATGTCAGCCGCATACATCTGCAGGAAGAATTCCGACGGACAAAGGATATCGGTTCTATGTTGACAGCCTTATGAATGAGAAGATAGAGGCTGAGACAGAGAAGGGAAATCTTCTTGAACGAGTTGATAAAATGGAGAAGATGCTGAAGCAGGTTGCCCGGGTATTAGCGGCAAATACGAATTATGCCACACTGGTTACCACACCTCAGTATAATAATACCGTGAAGTTTATACAGCTTTCCAAGGTTGCTGAGTCAAAGCTTCTTGCGGTGATCATGGTGGATGGAAATATCGTAAAGAATAAGCTGATCGATACCACGTACGATCTGAAGAATGACGAGATTTTAAAATTCAATATTTTATTAAACACGTTCCTTCAGGGAGCTGCATTAGAAGATATTAATCTGGAACTGATACAGACGATGAAGATGCAGGCAGGTGAATATGCGGATATCTTAGAAAACATCTTTCAGGGGATCATGGAAGCTATTCATGAAGCGGATGACCTGAAGGTTTATACAAGCGGAGCGACCAACATGTTAAAGTATCCTGAATTGATGGATTCGGCAACAGCAGAAAAACTGCTTGGAACTTTTGAAGATATAGAAGACAAAGAGGAATTTGTAAAATATGTAGAAGAAGTTATCAATAAAGATAACTCTGATATAGAGATCCGAATCGGTGATGAGAATTCCAGTGAGGATCTGAAAGATTGCTCCCTTGTAACGGCAACTTATAAGATGCCGGAAGGCGCAAAAGGAACTATAGGTATCATCGGTCCGAAACGTATGGACTATAAGAAAGTCGTTACGATGTTAAAAAATCTGACCGATGAATTGGATGATATATTTAATAATAACGAATAG
- a CDS encoding HPr family phosphocarrier protein — MKALMVSLNSIDKVKAFCNEIAKFDAEFDLISGRYVIDAKSIMGIFSLDISKPIELNIHADEKDLADILAAIKPYVVE; from the coding sequence ATGAAAGCATTAATGGTTTCTTTAAATTCAATCGATAAGGTAAAAGCATTCTGTAACGAAATTGCAAAATTTGACGCAGAATTCGATCTCATCTCAGGACGTTATGTTATTGATGCAAAATCAATTATGGGTATATTCAGTCTTGATATTTCAAAACCAATTGAATTGAACATTCACGCTGATGAAAAGGATCTTGCTGATATTCTTGCAGCAATCAAACCTTACGTTGTTGAATAA
- the dnaK gene encoding molecular chaperone DnaK has translation MGKIIGIDLGTTNSCVAVMEGGKPVVIANTEGMRTTPSVVGFLKTGERVVGEPAKRQAVTNADKTISSIKRHMGTDYRVEIDGKKYSPEEISAMILQKLKSDAEGYLGEKVTEAVITVPAYFSDAQRQATKDAGKIAGLDVKRIINEPTAAALSYGLDNEQEQKIMVYDLGGGTFDVSIIEIGEGVIEVLATAGDNKLGGDDFDNAVTQYMLDEFKKAEGIDLSGDKMAMQRLKEAAEKAKKELSSAMTTNINLPFITANQDGPKHFDMNLTRAKFDELTADLVDRTKVPVQTALEDAGLTAADLDKVLLVGGSTRIIAVQEEVKRLTGKEPFKGINPDECVAIGASIQGGKLAGDAGAGEILLLDVTPLTLSIETMGGIATHLIERNTTIPTKKSQIFSTAQDNQDAVDINVVQGERQFAKDNKSLGRFRLDGIAPARRGVPQIEVSFDIDANGIVNVSAKDLGTGREQHITITSGTSLSDDDIERAVKEAAEYEAQDKKRKEGIEARNEADALAFQTEKALNEVGDKLSDADKSAVQADLDSLKSTIESTDAENMTDLDVDKIKAAKDKLMESAQNLFAKLYEQNGPGANAGTGTGTPDFSEGDVVDGDFTEV, from the coding sequence ATGGGTAAGATAATTGGTATTGACTTAGGTACAACAAATTCATGTGTAGCAGTAATGGAAGGTGGTAAGCCTGTTGTTATTGCGAATACAGAAGGTATGAGAACTACACCATCTGTAGTAGGTTTCTTAAAGACAGGTGAGAGAGTAGTCGGTGAGCCTGCAAAACGTCAGGCAGTTACAAATGCAGATAAGACAATTTCATCCATCAAGCGTCATATGGGTACAGATTACAGAGTAGAGATCGATGGCAAGAAGTATTCACCGGAAGAGATTTCAGCTATGATTCTTCAGAAACTGAAATCCGATGCAGAAGGATATCTCGGTGAGAAGGTTACAGAGGCCGTTATCACAGTACCTGCTTACTTCTCAGATGCACAGAGACAGGCAACAAAGGATGCCGGTAAGATTGCAGGACTTGATGTAAAGCGTATCATCAACGAGCCTACAGCAGCAGCTCTTTCCTATGGCCTTGATAATGAACAGGAACAGAAGATCATGGTATACGATTTAGGTGGTGGTACATTCGATGTATCTATCATTGAGATCGGTGAAGGCGTTATTGAAGTATTGGCAACAGCCGGTGATAATAAGCTTGGTGGTGATGACTTTGATAATGCTGTTACACAGTATATGTTAGATGAATTCAAGAAGGCAGAGGGTATCGACCTTTCAGGCGATAAGATGGCTATGCAGAGATTGAAGGAAGCAGCAGAGAAGGCAAAGAAAGAGCTTTCATCTGCTATGACAACAAACATCAACCTTCCTTTCATTACAGCAAATCAGGATGGACCAAAGCATTTTGATATGAACCTGACAAGAGCAAAATTTGATGAGTTAACAGCAGATCTGGTTGACAGAACAAAGGTACCTGTTCAGACAGCACTTGAAGATGCAGGACTTACTGCAGCAGATCTTGATAAGGTATTATTAGTCGGTGGTTCTACACGTATCATCGCTGTACAGGAAGAAGTTAAGAGATTAACAGGTAAAGAGCCGTTCAAGGGTATCAACCCTGATGAGTGTGTTGCAATCGGTGCATCTATCCAGGGCGGTAAGCTTGCAGGTGATGCCGGTGCCGGTGAGATCCTTCTTCTTGATGTTACACCACTTACACTTTCTATCGAAACAATGGGTGGTATCGCAACACATCTGATCGAGAGAAACACTACAATTCCTACAAAGAAGAGCCAGATTTTCTCAACAGCACAGGATAATCAGGATGCCGTAGATATCAACGTAGTACAGGGTGAAAGACAGTTTGCAAAAGATAATAAGAGTCTTGGACGTTTCAGACTGGATGGTATCGCTCCTGCAAGAAGAGGCGTTCCTCAGATCGAAGTATCATTCGATATCGATGCGAATGGTATCGTAAATGTATCTGCTAAGGATCTCGGAACAGGAAGAGAACAGCACATTACAATTACTTCCGGTACATCACTTTCAGATGATGATATCGAGAGAGCAGTAAAAGAAGCTGCAGAATACGAAGCACAGGATAAGAAACGTAAGGAAGGCATTGAAGCAAGAAATGAAGCAGATGCACTTGCATTCCAGACAGAAAAAGCACTGAATGAAGTCGGAGATAAGCTCTCAGATGCAGATAAGTCTGCCGTACAGGCTGACTTAGACTCATTAAAGTCAACAATTGAAAGCACAGATGCAGAGAATATGACAGATCTTGATGTGGATAAGATCAAGGCTGCTAAGGATAAGCTTATGGAAAGTGCTCAGAATCTGTTTGCTAAGCTTTATGAGCAGAATGGTCCTGGAGCAAATGCAGGAACAGGTACAGGTACACCGGACTTTTCAGAGGGTGATGTAGTAGATGGAGATTTCACAGAGGTTTAA
- the prmA gene encoding 50S ribosomal protein L11 methyltransferase: MKWTQITIETTCEAVDLLSAFLDEEGVLGIEVDDNVPLTDEEMAAMFVDLLPDEMPTDDGTAKVSCYLDDSFDKEEIKTKIKNELERLSEFIPVGACNIIESETEDVDWMNNWKAYFKPFRLYDNIVIKPTWEDAPSDVTDDDIVIDIDPGAAFGTGSHETTRLCIGQLKKYMKEGDLVLDCGSGSGILSFVCSNLGAKEVLGIDIDETAVHVSIENRDINHITEDQVRFLCGNVLADKELVQSIEPKYDIVVANILADVIIPLSGVVQQFMKDDAKFICSGIINTKEDEVRQALLDNHFRIVDTVSMKDWISFVAEKDN; encoded by the coding sequence ATGAAATGGACACAAATCACGATTGAAACAACGTGTGAGGCTGTCGATTTACTCAGCGCCTTCCTCGATGAGGAAGGCGTTTTGGGTATAGAAGTCGATGACAATGTGCCTCTGACAGATGAAGAAATGGCAGCTATGTTTGTAGATCTTCTGCCGGATGAGATGCCGACGGATGACGGAACAGCAAAGGTTTCCTGCTATCTGGATGATTCCTTTGACAAGGAAGAGATAAAGACCAAGATAAAAAATGAACTGGAACGGTTATCGGAATTTATTCCGGTTGGAGCCTGCAATATCATAGAATCCGAGACGGAAGATGTGGATTGGATGAACAACTGGAAGGCATATTTTAAGCCGTTTCGTCTGTATGACAATATCGTTATCAAACCGACATGGGAGGATGCACCTTCTGATGTGACAGATGATGATATTGTGATTGATATTGATCCGGGTGCGGCGTTCGGAACCGGCTCCCATGAGACGACCAGATTATGTATCGGACAGCTGAAGAAATATATGAAAGAAGGAGATCTGGTTCTTGACTGTGGAAGCGGAAGCGGGATCCTTTCCTTTGTATGCAGTAATCTTGGCGCAAAAGAGGTTCTCGGAATCGATATTGATGAGACAGCGGTTCATGTCAGCATCGAGAACAGGGATATCAATCATATTACAGAAGATCAGGTTCGGTTTCTCTGTGGTAATGTACTCGCGGATAAAGAGCTTGTTCAGTCGATCGAACCGAAGTATGATATCGTAGTTGCAAATATTCTGGCGGATGTAATCATCCCGCTTTCCGGTGTTGTGCAGCAGTTTATGAAGGATGATGCGAAGTTTATCTGTTCCGGAATTATCAATACAAAAGAAGACGAGGTCAGACAGGCACTTCTTGACAATCACTTCAGAATAGTGGATACTGTCTCTATGAAAGACTGGATCAGTTTTGTAGCTGAGAAGGATAATTAG
- a CDS encoding cysteine desulfurase: MEAYFDNAATTKVFPEVKDLVVKLMEEDYGNPSSLHQKGLDAGHYIKETKEILAKEWKVDSKEIVLTSGGTESNNLALIGAALANKRSGNRIITTKVEHASVSSTMAFLESLGFEIIYLNVDQHGIVDLEQLEQEVNEDTILVSVMYVNNEIGTVEPIQEIAEIIKEKNPKTLFHVDAIQAFGKYHIYPKRMGIDLMSVSGHKIHGPKGTGALFIKNRTKVKPIIYGGGQQGGMRSGTENVPGFAGFGLATKMVYEDLEARTVRMRAVKDRLTERLKTLPDVYINEGEAPHILSVSFVGVRSEVMLHALEEREIYVSSGSACSSNKPAVSHVLASIGLPKDRLESTIRFSFSAENTVEQADYAADVIEEILPIYRKYVRKK, encoded by the coding sequence ATGGAAGCATATTTTGATAATGCAGCAACAACAAAAGTATTTCCGGAAGTAAAAGATCTGGTGGTAAAATTAATGGAAGAAGATTATGGTAATCCTTCCTCCCTGCATCAGAAAGGTCTGGATGCAGGACACTATATCAAGGAGACGAAAGAGATCCTTGCAAAAGAATGGAAGGTAGACAGCAAAGAGATTGTACTGACTTCCGGCGGAACGGAATCCAATAATCTTGCATTGATCGGGGCTGCGCTTGCAAATAAAAGAAGCGGAAACCGGATCATAACAACAAAGGTGGAACATGCATCGGTATCAAGTACGATGGCATTTTTGGAGAGTCTTGGATTTGAAATCATATATCTGAATGTAGATCAGCACGGAATTGTGGATTTGGAACAGCTGGAACAGGAAGTGAATGAGGATACGATTCTTGTGTCTGTTATGTATGTAAATAACGAGATCGGGACAGTAGAACCGATTCAGGAGATTGCAGAGATTATCAAAGAGAAGAATCCAAAGACGCTCTTTCATGTGGATGCGATTCAGGCATTTGGCAAATATCACATTTACCCGAAACGGATGGGGATCGATTTGATGTCCGTAAGCGGGCATAAGATACATGGACCAAAGGGAACCGGAGCGTTGTTTATCAAGAACCGTACGAAGGTGAAGCCGATCATATACGGCGGCGGACAGCAGGGCGGAATGCGATCCGGCACAGAGAATGTTCCGGGATTTGCAGGATTTGGACTGGCAACAAAGATGGTTTATGAAGATCTGGAAGCCAGAACTGTTCGTATGCGGGCGGTGAAAGACCGTCTGACCGAACGTCTAAAGACACTTCCGGATGTATATATCAATGAAGGGGAAGCACCACATATCCTAAGTGTATCATTTGTTGGTGTTCGAAGTGAAGTGATGCTGCATGCATTAGAAGAACGGGAAATCTATGTTTCTTCCGGATCGGCATGTTCGTCGAATAAACCGGCAGTCAGCCATGTATTAGCTTCGATCGGGTTACCGAAGGATCGGTTGGAATCCACGATCCGTTTCAGTTTTTCAGCAGAGAACACAGTGGAACAGGCAGACTATGCGGCGGATGTGATAGAAGAGATCCTGCCGATATATAGAAAATATGTCAGAAAAAAGTAG
- the dnaJ gene encoding molecular chaperone DnaJ: MAETKTDYYEVLGVTKNASEAEIKKAYRVVAKKYHPDMNPGDAEAERKFKEAAEAYAVLSDPEKRAKYDQYGHAAFDPNAGGSGFGGFGGFDFADMGDIFGDIFGDMFGGGSRQRNSNGPVKGANIKTTIRVAFEEAIFGTQKELDLPLKDECEVCKGTGSQPGHQPEVCGKCGGKGQIVTTQQSLFGVVRNVSTCPDCGGSGKIIRYKCSNCAGTGYVKSRKKIQIAVPPGVDNGTNIRIKGKGEPGFNGGERGDLHVTILVDRHPKFQRQEYNLYSSEPISFTQAALGGNIKIHTIEGEIDYTIPPGTQTDTKVKLKGKGVPNLKNPTQRGDHYVTLVVQVPEKLTAEQKRILNEYEQATLVETRPATDSVGTSFSFGDHKKRKKK, from the coding sequence ATGGCAGAAACAAAAACTGATTACTATGAGGTCCTTGGTGTAACCAAGAATGCCTCAGAGGCAGAGATAAAAAAAGCATATCGTGTCGTAGCCAAGAAATATCATCCTGATATGAACCCGGGCGATGCGGAGGCTGAAAGAAAATTTAAAGAAGCAGCGGAAGCTTATGCAGTACTTAGTGACCCGGAGAAGCGAGCAAAATATGATCAGTATGGTCATGCGGCATTTGATCCAAATGCCGGCGGCAGTGGCTTTGGTGGCTTCGGCGGCTTTGATTTTGCTGATATGGGAGATATTTTCGGAGATATTTTCGGAGATATGTTCGGTGGTGGAAGCAGACAGAGAAATTCAAACGGACCTGTAAAGGGTGCTAACATCAAGACAACGATCAGAGTTGCTTTTGAGGAAGCAATATTTGGTACACAGAAAGAACTGGATCTTCCGTTAAAGGATGAATGTGAAGTATGTAAGGGAACCGGTTCACAGCCGGGACATCAGCCGGAGGTTTGTGGCAAATGCGGCGGAAAAGGTCAGATCGTTACAACACAGCAGTCCTTGTTTGGCGTAGTAAGAAATGTATCGACTTGTCCGGACTGTGGCGGATCCGGTAAGATCATTAGATATAAATGTAGCAACTGTGCGGGAACCGGTTATGTAAAGAGCAGAAAGAAGATTCAGATCGCTGTTCCGCCTGGAGTAGATAACGGAACCAATATCCGTATCAAAGGAAAAGGTGAACCTGGATTTAATGGTGGTGAAAGAGGAGATCTTCATGTTACGATCCTTGTTGATCGTCATCCGAAGTTCCAGAGACAGGAATACAATCTTTACTCCTCCGAACCGATCTCATTCACACAGGCAGCACTGGGTGGAAATATTAAGATCCATACGATCGAGGGAGAAATTGATTACACGATTCCACCAGGAACACAGACCGATACCAAGGTTAAGCTGAAGGGAAAAGGTGTGCCAAACCTGAAGAATCCTACTCAGCGTGGTGATCATTATGTAACACTGGTTGTACAGGTTCCTGAGAAGCTGACTGCAGAACAGAAGCGTATCTTGAATGAATACGAGCAGGCAACATTGGTTGAGACCAGACCTGCAACAGATTCGGTAGGAACATCATTTTCGTTTGGAGATCACAAAAAAAGAAAGAAGAAATAG
- a CDS encoding ABC transporter permease: MNVYRAEVFRYGKSFYGRMIMILVIPFAILVAAFLHYVSAGVSSDFLAAAGFSEQTITAIKGQMDGIAYIASAFSASELLVLLMMFPVILHISEDYEQNTIRCELQRSKSRAACYIARVLAAVTYAWGILLEYILISGIAAALFFRNVPEASEASRIGKTMLAIVLQFIMIGACTMFAFMLVSLIRHSVLSMTAAVLLVLLFTPGVRVLVDLFNLPAWSDNIWIVQLLGMTSDLTFNGTDALAAIIISLLYAVISTGLGIHFFKAQKL, translated from the coding sequence ATGAATGTTTACAGAGCAGAAGTATTTCGATATGGCAAAAGCTTTTATGGCAGAATGATCATGATTCTGGTGATTCCGTTTGCGATTCTTGTAGCAGCTTTTCTTCATTATGTAAGTGCAGGGGTAAGCAGCGACTTCCTGGCGGCAGCAGGCTTTTCAGAACAGACGATTACAGCGATCAAAGGTCAGATGGACGGAATCGCTTATATTGCATCGGCTTTTTCTGCTTCGGAGCTTCTGGTCCTTCTTATGATGTTTCCGGTTATCCTTCATATATCCGAAGACTACGAACAGAATACCATACGCTGCGAGCTGCAGAGAAGTAAAAGCAGAGCGGCCTGTTATATTGCCAGAGTGCTGGCGGCAGTTACTTATGCATGGGGGATCTTACTGGAATATATTCTGATTTCAGGGATTGCGGCTGCTTTGTTTTTTAGAAATGTCCCTGAAGCTTCAGAAGCTTCCCGGATTGGAAAAACAATGCTTGCGATAGTGCTGCAGTTTATAATGATCGGAGCCTGCACGATGTTTGCATTTATGTTGGTTTCGCTGATCAGACATTCGGTTTTGTCTATGACTGCCGCGGTCCTTTTGGTGCTGTTATTTACACCCGGAGTTCGTGTCCTTGTGGATCTGTTTAATCTGCCGGCGTGGTCGGATAACATCTGGATCGTGCAGCTTCTCGGTATGACAAGTGACCTTACATTTAACGGAACAGATGCGTTAGCTGCGATTATCATCAGTCTTTTATATGCCGTGATTTCTACAGGACTCGGTATTCATTTTTTCAAAGCTCAAAAATTATAA
- a CDS encoding 16S rRNA (uracil(1498)-N(3))-methyltransferase: protein MNRFFVDFDGRVFDKSIDITGEDVNHIKNVLRLKVNDEIIISDGRGRDYRCQISVMDHEKVVADILDVCDNFAELETEITLFQGFPKADKMEWIIQKTVELGVTRIVPVMTKRTVVKLDAKKAGKKTERYQAIALAAAKQSGRGVIPEVTAPVTWKEALAMAKELDMNMIPYEEAEGVAYSKEVFASIKGKKSLGIFIGPEGGFAGEEVVAATDMGAKMVTLGHRILRTETAGMAVMSIIMFELEEDR, encoded by the coding sequence ATGAATCGTTTTTTTGTAGATTTTGATGGAAGGGTATTTGATAAGAGCATTGATATTACCGGTGAGGATGTCAATCATATTAAGAATGTTCTTCGTTTAAAAGTAAATGATGAGATCATAATAAGTGATGGCAGGGGTAGAGATTACCGCTGCCAGATTTCAGTTATGGATCATGAAAAAGTAGTTGCAGATATTCTGGATGTATGTGATAATTTTGCAGAACTTGAAACAGAGATTACGTTGTTTCAGGGATTTCCGAAAGCGGATAAGATGGAGTGGATCATCCAGAAAACGGTAGAGCTTGGCGTTACAAGGATCGTACCGGTCATGACGAAACGGACGGTTGTCAAGCTGGATGCAAAGAAAGCAGGAAAGAAGACGGAACGTTATCAGGCGATCGCACTTGCGGCAGCGAAGCAGTCGGGCAGAGGTGTGATCCCGGAGGTAACTGCTCCTGTAACATGGAAAGAGGCTCTTGCTATGGCAAAGGAGCTTGATATGAATATGATCCCGTATGAAGAAGCAGAAGGAGTTGCATATTCGAAAGAGGTCTTTGCATCGATCAAGGGAAAGAAAAGTCTTGGTATATTTATAGGCCCGGAAGGTGGATTTGCCGGAGAAGAAGTCGTGGCAGCGACAGACATGGGTGCGAAGATGGTTACGCTTGGACACAGGATTCTGCGTACCGAGACAGCGGGAATGGCGGTTATGTCGATCATAATGTTTGAACTGGAAGAGGATAGATAG
- the thiI gene encoding tRNA 4-thiouridine(8) synthase ThiI, translating into MQYKAFMIKYAEIGTKGKNRYIFEDILVKNINRKIKNYGDFYIRKEQGRIFIEAKSDYDYEDVVGALTKVFGIVGICPIVVEEDTSFEAIKEKVIEYVDKAYRKKNFTFKVNTRRNDKSFPMTSMEVNAELGHYLLEAFPDTSVDVHEPDEIINVEIRKTVYIYSITIPGPGGLPVGTNGKGMALLSGGIDSPVATYMIAKRGVQMEAVYFHAPPFTSERAKEKVIDLACLVADYAGAIKLHVVNFADVQMAIYDNCPHEELTIIMKRYMIKIAEELAKRNDCQCTVTGESIGQVSSQTVFSLAVINDVSTLPVFRPCIGLDKQEIVDISEKIGTYEASILPYEDCCTTFVAKHPVTKPILSAIEKSEAKLAGIIEPLYEKALESVETVMCRAQR; encoded by the coding sequence ATGCAGTATAAGGCATTTATGATCAAATATGCCGAGATCGGTACAAAAGGTAAAAACCGGTATATATTTGAAGATATCCTTGTAAAAAACATTAATCGTAAGATCAAAAATTACGGTGATTTTTATATCCGTAAGGAACAGGGAAGAATCTTTATCGAAGCAAAATCAGACTATGATTATGAAGATGTAGTGGGTGCATTGACCAAGGTATTCGGTATCGTGGGAATCTGTCCGATCGTGGTAGAGGAAGATACATCATTTGAAGCCATCAAAGAAAAGGTGATCGAATATGTGGATAAGGCATATCGTAAGAAGAACTTTACCTTTAAAGTAAATACAAGAAGAAATGATAAGAGCTTTCCTATGACTTCGATGGAGGTCAATGCAGAGCTCGGACATTATCTGTTAGAGGCATTCCCGGATACTTCCGTTGATGTTCATGAACCGGATGAGATCATTAATGTAGAGATCCGGAAGACGGTATATATTTATTCGATCACGATTCCGGGTCCGGGAGGACTTCCTGTCGGCACAAACGGAAAGGGAATGGCATTATTATCCGGTGGAATTGACAGCCCGGTTGCAACCTATATGATCGCAAAACGCGGTGTCCAGATGGAGGCTGTATATTTCCATGCACCGCCATTTACCAGTGAGCGTGCCAAAGAAAAAGTAATTGATCTGGCATGTCTGGTTGCGGATTATGCAGGTGCGATCAAGTTGCATGTTGTAAATTTCGCAGATGTTCAGATGGCGATCTATGATAATTGCCCGCACGAGGAGCTTACGATCATTATGAAACGCTATATGATCAAGATTGCAGAAGAACTGGCAAAGAGAAATGACTGTCAGTGTACGGTGACAGGTGAGAGTATCGGGCAGGTGTCCAGCCAGACAGTATTCAGTCTTGCTGTTATCAATGATGTCAGTACATTGCCGGTGTTCCGTCCGTGTATCGGACTGGACAAGCAGGAGATTGTTGATATATCGGAAAAAATCGGAACATATGAGGCATCGATCCTTCCTTATGAGGACTGCTGTACAACATTTGTAGCAAAGCACCCGGTAACAAAACCGATATTATCTGCGATCGAGAAATCAGAAGCAAAGCTTGCCGGCATTATCGAGCCGTTATATGAAAAAGCGTTAGAGTCTGTTGAGACTGTAATGTGCAGAGCACAGAGATAA